The Myxococcales bacterium region CACTCCCTCATCGGCCAGGCGCACCGGCGCCAAGGTCACCTGTCGCGGATCGGCGGCGAGGCTCGGGTGGCCCGCGCCACAGTGCGAGAACAGCGCCGTGCCCGCCGCGTCGTCAACGTCCAGCAGATCCGTGTTGTGGGTCGGGCCGCCGGTCAGGCAATGCATCATGACCTGGGCCACCGCGCCGTTGACGTCGCCCTCGCAGGCGACGACGAAATCCTCGGCGGCCAGCCGCGCGGCCGCCAGGCAGAAGCGCCCCATGTAGTCGGGATAGCAATCCACCGCTACCGCGCCCAACCGATGCCGGACGCGCCACTCGTTCAGCGCCAGCAGCACTTTCGCGGCCTGACGGCCGGCCGCGGGCGTCGCCTGGTTTTTCATCCCGGCTTGCGCCGCCGTCCAACCGGCCTCGGCGGCGGCGTCGGTGATCGCCTCGACGGCGGCGGCGAACCGGCGCGCCGACAGCGGCACGACTTCCGGGCCGAGCCGGCGGCGCAGTTCCAGTTCGTCGACCGCGATTTCGGTCATGCCGAAATTGCGGTGGCCGAGCAGGCCGACGCGAAGGTTTTGCAGGCGCGAGCGCAGGCCGGCGGCCCGGGCGAATTCGGCGATGAGCCGGCGAACCTCGGGGTCGTCCGGTTCGCCCAGGCAGAAGACGAACGGCATTCCCAATTCGGCGAGCACCTGGTCGAGTTGCTGCGTGCCGCAGAGCGAGCCCGTGTGGACCCCGCGCCGCGCCCAAGTCAACACCGGCACCCCCAAGCGTTTGACGAGCCGCACGGCCAAAAAGTCATCGCTCCAGGTGGCCGTCAGAATCACCAACCCGTCCAAACGGGCTGCATAAAATCGTTCGAATGCCTCGTCCGCCGCGTCGATTTCCGTGACGACCGCCGGATGAACCACCCATTCCTCGCCCGCTCCGGCCAGAGCCGCGGTGATTTCCCGCAACAGCCCCGCCGCCTCGGCGAAGCCCACCTCATTCGGGTGCGCGACGGCCGCCAGTCCGATCCGTGGTTTCATCATGCCTCCGCTCCGTTCGCCGGCCCGTCCGCCGCCGCATCCGGGACGGCGCGCGGGCATTCCACGAGCCGCCAGGGCTGCTGATCCTCGCCGATTTCAATCAAAAAATCCGTCAGGCCGAACCGGCAATTCCCCAGCACCTGCCGGCCGTGCACGGCGGTCAATAACAGGTAGGGTTTGACGAAATCGGCCGTTTCCTCGTCGCTCATGCCCTGTCCGGCGGCGCGGCGCAATTCGCGCTCCTGCGCGGTGCGCCATTCGCGAATCTTGGCCAGCGAGGGAATCCGCAGCACGACCAGCACATCGAGCCGGTTCCACACCGATTCGTACGCGCCGAGCGCTTCGTTCAACGCCCGGCCGTACCGCCCGTCGGGATCGTTCTCCCGCTCCCAGGCCATGACCTCCGGCTGCGTACTCTTCAGGCGGTCGAGCAGATCGGCCGGCAAGACCGGCGCGCCAACCAGCCAGCCTTCCAGCAGAATCACCGCCGGCCGGCCGTGAAAAACGGGCCAGCGCTCGGGCGGCAGGCGATCGCCTTTGCCGTCGTGCAGCGATTTGTCGAATTGCGGCAACCGCGTCGAATCCGTCGCCGTGGCCGTCGACAGGGTGTCGAGCACCCGGTGCGCCAGCGCGAGGTCGTGCGTGCCGGGGTTGCCGCGCGAAACCCGATAGTAGGGGTTGTCGGGATGGCCGGCTTGCAACGCCTGCCGCTCCGGCCACGGCAGATAAAAATCGTCGATGGAAAGCGCGACCGCGGCCAGACCCAATTCGCCGAGCAGAAAACGCAGCAGCGCCGCGCCGGTGGTTTTGCCGGAGCCTTGCGGCCCGTTGAGGCCGACCAACAGCGGCGCATCGCGGCCCGCGCAGCGCGCGGCGATTTTATTGGCCAGCGGCCAGTAGACACGCGCGGCGGCCGGCGCCAGATTTTCGTCGAGACGCAATTCCAGGCGTTGAAAAGCGGCCAGGCGCCGGAGCCAGGGGAAATCGCCGGTCATCGCGTTTCCCCGCCGGGCGGAAGCTTTATACCGGTTGATGAGGACGAAAAGACGCGGAGCGTCGACCACCGGCGAGTCCGTTTCTCGAATCGCAACATGGTCCACCCCGCCCGGAGGCCGAACGGCCGCCGAAAAACGATCGCCGCCGGCTACATGGCGCGAATCGCGGCCAGCGCCGCCGCCAGGGCCTCGTCGAGCTTGCCGGCATCGGACCCGCCGGCCTGCGCCATGTCGGGTTTGCCGCCGCCGCCCCCGCCGACCGCCTGAGCCGCCGGTTGGATGATCTTCCCGGCGTGGAAACGGTTGGTCAGGTCGGGTGTCACCATGGCGATGAGCAGGGCCTTCCCGCCGGCGTTGGCCGCCAGGAAGAGCACGCCCGAGCCGAGCTTGTCGCGCAGCGTCGCGGCGAAATTGCGCAGTTCCTTGGGATCTTCCAGGGCGATGATGTCGGCCAGCACCTTGACC contains the following coding sequences:
- a CDS encoding kinase, which gives rise to MTGDFPWLRRLAAFQRLELRLDENLAPAAARVYWPLANKIAARCAGRDAPLLVGLNGPQGSGKTTGAALLRFLLGELGLAAVALSIDDFYLPWPERQALQAGHPDNPYYRVSRGNPGTHDLALAHRVLDTLSTATATDSTRLPQFDKSLHDGKGDRLPPERWPVFHGRPAVILLEGWLVGAPVLPADLLDRLKSTQPEVMAWERENDPDGRYGRALNEALGAYESVWNRLDVLVVLRIPSLAKIREWRTAQERELRRAAGQGMSDEETADFVKPYLLLTAVHGRQVLGNCRFGLTDFLIEIGEDQQPWRLVECPRAVPDAAADGPANGAEA